A window of the Roseovarius sp. S88 genome harbors these coding sequences:
- a CDS encoding nucleotidyl transferase AbiEii/AbiGii toxin family protein, with the protein MITDQEIEEIGEAQGLTPHEVEKDYVHSWMLQGIFSRPALRRLLILKGGNALRKAYFSDTRFSKDLDFSSTSRVDQLLLETELREVCNLLSANTSIEFLDKTVVKDKNLPFDADALEARVYFKGFYNEECVDLKTQLDVTQFDKIYLPVQERLILHPYSDRSSLSETMRVQKAEEVLASKLTTLLHRRKVGDMFDLIYGVLLGRELSVSRAEVISTFLKKSIFEPNPEAARRELLDLPIGEYEEYWGTIIAPSTSVFGFDVVTSRFGEMVNSLFDAVAAPIRRMTPSGFGGGRSGRLVGRAASRSSLSETTTIGLMPSSIRSTIINGGRTRTMIEMSYGGYRRFVEPYKIEYYVRKKDGAGNEYFWGYDTTGGSSGKASIKQFFCDRIESASPTNSSFSPRYAIEL; encoded by the coding sequence ATGATTACAGACCAAGAAATTGAAGAAATCGGTGAAGCCCAAGGACTAACGCCCCATGAGGTGGAGAAGGACTACGTCCACAGCTGGATGCTTCAGGGAATTTTCTCCCGTCCAGCGTTGAGGCGGCTTTTGATACTGAAGGGAGGAAACGCATTGAGAAAAGCGTATTTTTCTGACACGCGGTTCTCGAAGGACCTGGATTTTTCAAGCACCAGTCGAGTTGACCAGCTACTTCTTGAAACTGAGTTGAGAGAGGTTTGCAATCTTCTCTCAGCGAACACGTCCATCGAATTCCTCGACAAGACAGTGGTAAAGGATAAAAACTTGCCGTTCGATGCGGACGCGCTTGAAGCACGTGTTTATTTCAAAGGCTTCTACAATGAAGAATGCGTGGACCTGAAAACGCAACTGGACGTTACTCAGTTCGACAAGATTTATCTGCCAGTCCAAGAACGTCTGATCCTGCATCCATACAGTGATCGCTCTAGTCTCTCCGAAACGATGCGGGTCCAGAAGGCAGAAGAAGTTCTCGCGTCCAAGCTAACAACGCTGCTACACAGGCGAAAAGTCGGCGACATGTTCGACTTGATCTATGGGGTGCTTCTGGGTCGAGAACTGTCAGTTTCTAGAGCCGAAGTGATTTCAACTTTCTTGAAGAAGTCGATTTTCGAACCCAATCCCGAAGCGGCCCGTCGGGAACTACTTGATCTCCCAATCGGCGAGTATGAAGAGTACTGGGGAACCATTATTGCGCCGAGTACCAGTGTCTTCGGCTTCGACGTAGTTACCAGCCGTTTTGGAGAGATGGTAAACTCACTTTTTGATGCGGTTGCAGCACCAATCAGAAGAATGACCCCCAGCGGCTTTGGTGGTGGAAGGTCAGGAAGACTGGTTGGCCGAGCAGCATCTAGAAGTTCTCTTTCTGAAACAACCACTATAGGCCTAATGCCAAGTTCAATTCGTAGTACCATCATAAATGGTGGTCGTACGAGAACAATGATCGAGATGTCATATGGCGGCTACCGCCGATTTGTCGAACCATACAAGATTGAATACTACGTGCGGAAAAAAGACGGTGCAGGCAACGAGTACTTTTGGGGTTACGACACCACTGGTGGGAGCAGCGGCAAAGCGTCGATAAAACAATTTTTTTGTGACCGTATTGAATCCGCCAGCCCAACCAACTCGTCATTTTCTCCTCGATATGCAATCGAGCTGTAG
- a CDS encoding NAD(P)/FAD-dependent oxidoreductase, with product MAKQTDFKGSAPLGRPYWWEETEPKATDDDLPDTADVLIVGAGYTGLSAAIAAHDSGARVVVVEAGIPGEGASSRNGGMVGAHPRLSWDKLASSFGRDVADGVFAEASSALAWALVFIEDESIACDFQQTGRIQLAWTGSHYASQQRLAQSVSAKSKVEVALVPPENLAREIETGCYQGGLLFPEHGGLHPAKYHAGMLAAVQRRNIPVVSRARVERLERDGTRQCAYTSKGQITADKLVLATNGYTTRPFRWHVSRVFPLPSFLIATEELPANLIGHLAPGRRMMVETRARHSYFRVSPDGKRILFGGRSAMRDIPLDLAAERLRQTMVEVWPELEGTRLTHAWTGNTGFSFAHMPHVGEQDGVCFAMGYSGSGTVMAPYLGAKVGYLAVGDARAETAYQHTRFSRHFLHPFDKPHFLKAADVWYRQWVDRWENWQARS from the coding sequence ATGGCAAAGCAAACGGATTTCAAAGGCAGCGCACCCTTGGGGCGGCCGTACTGGTGGGAAGAGACAGAGCCAAAAGCAACCGACGATGATTTGCCTGACACTGCGGATGTTTTGATCGTGGGTGCGGGCTACACGGGCTTGTCTGCAGCCATCGCTGCGCATGACAGTGGGGCGCGTGTTGTGGTGGTCGAAGCTGGCATCCCGGGCGAGGGGGCGTCATCGCGCAATGGCGGGATGGTTGGCGCGCATCCTCGGTTGAGCTGGGACAAGCTGGCATCCAGTTTCGGGCGCGACGTGGCCGATGGTGTCTTTGCTGAAGCTTCATCTGCGTTGGCTTGGGCGCTGGTCTTCATCGAAGACGAGAGCATCGCCTGTGACTTTCAGCAGACGGGCCGCATTCAACTGGCTTGGACCGGGTCGCATTATGCCAGCCAGCAGCGGCTGGCGCAGAGTGTGAGCGCCAAGAGCAAAGTTGAGGTGGCGCTGGTGCCGCCCGAAAATCTGGCGCGTGAGATTGAAACCGGGTGTTACCAGGGTGGGCTTCTCTTCCCCGAGCATGGCGGGCTGCATCCCGCGAAGTATCATGCCGGCATGCTGGCGGCCGTTCAGAGGCGCAACATTCCCGTTGTAAGTCGTGCGCGTGTCGAGCGCCTTGAGCGCGACGGCACGCGCCAATGCGCCTACACATCCAAAGGACAGATCACTGCTGACAAGCTGGTGCTGGCCACGAACGGCTACACCACGCGGCCGTTTCGTTGGCATGTGTCGCGGGTGTTTCCTCTGCCATCCTTTCTGATTGCGACCGAAGAATTGCCCGCCAACCTGATTGGCCATTTGGCGCCGGGGCGGCGGATGATGGTCGAAACCCGCGCGCGGCATAGCTACTTTCGTGTATCTCCAGACGGCAAGAGGATCCTCTTTGGTGGACGGTCGGCGATGCGTGATATCCCTTTAGATCTGGCAGCCGAGCGATTGCGCCAAACCATGGTGGAGGTTTGGCCAGAGCTGGAAGGGACAAGACTCACGCATGCCTGGACCGGTAACACCGGGTTCAGCTTTGCCCATATGCCCCATGTGGGCGAACAAGATGGCGTGTGCTTTGCCATGGGCTATAGCGGGTCCGGCACGGTGATGGCGCCCTATTTAGGGGCCAAGGTTGGGTATCTGGCGGTTGGCGATGCGCGGGCCGAAACAGCGTATCAGCATACAAGGTTTTCGCGCCACTTTCTGCATCCGTTTGACAAACCGCATTTCCTAAAAGCGGCGGATGTCTGGTATCGGCAATGGGTGGATCGCTGGGAAAACTGGCAGGCGCGGTCTTAA
- a CDS encoding cupin domain-containing protein, which produces MRHYQIGEDPGPLEEWPFDNPLSDYKILSGTPRASGRLDMGGPGQATRSGIWRCTEGRFSCIEQGDEMMTVLSGRGTLTDIETSAVQELTPGDTVFIKDGMQAIWEIEEVLTKAFFGFKPDGY; this is translated from the coding sequence ATGCGGCACTACCAAATCGGCGAGGATCCCGGCCCCTTGGAGGAGTGGCCTTTTGACAATCCTCTGAGTGATTACAAGATCTTGTCAGGCACACCTCGCGCGTCTGGCCGGTTGGATATGGGCGGCCCAGGTCAAGCAACTCGATCAGGCATCTGGCGCTGCACTGAGGGGCGGTTTTCCTGCATCGAACAGGGTGATGAGATGATGACCGTGCTGTCGGGGCGCGGTACGCTCACAGATATAGAGACTAGTGCTGTGCAGGAGCTGACGCCGGGAGACACGGTTTTCATCAAGGACGGCATGCAAGCCATCTGGGAGATCGAAGAGGTGCTGACGAAGGCGTTTTTCGGGTTCAAGCCAGATGGTTATTAA
- a CDS encoding SDR family NAD(P)-dependent oxidoreductase, producing MHLSETAAIITGGASGLGEATARHFREMGAAVTLLDRDTERGPQVADEIGATFVETDVTDEVSVQTAIDAAKDAMGRITAAVNCAGIAPAERTLGKDGPHRLELFQKVIDINLVGSFNVARLAAGEIAKNTPAPDGTRGVIINTASIAAFEAQKGQTAYGASKGGIFGLSLPMARDLSREGIRVMAIAPGIFGTPMLRGLPQEVQDSLAQDVTFPKRLGDPAEFAALARFIIECDYLNGEVIRIDGAMRLQ from the coding sequence ATGCACCTTTCCGAGACAGCCGCCATCATCACCGGAGGCGCCTCTGGCCTCGGGGAAGCCACGGCCCGGCATTTCCGTGAAATGGGTGCGGCGGTGACGCTTCTGGACCGTGACACAGAGCGAGGACCGCAGGTTGCGGATGAGATCGGCGCAACTTTCGTAGAAACCGACGTTACTGATGAGGTGTCGGTCCAAACTGCTATTGATGCTGCCAAAGATGCCATGGGACGCATCACAGCCGCTGTGAACTGCGCAGGTATCGCTCCCGCCGAACGCACTTTGGGCAAGGACGGCCCACACCGGCTCGAGCTTTTTCAGAAGGTGATCGACATCAACCTTGTGGGCAGTTTCAACGTGGCCCGTCTGGCCGCGGGTGAGATTGCCAAGAACACCCCTGCCCCGGATGGCACACGCGGCGTGATCATCAACACAGCCTCAATCGCCGCCTTTGAGGCCCAGAAAGGCCAGACAGCCTACGGCGCGTCTAAGGGTGGTATATTTGGCCTCTCGCTCCCCATGGCGCGGGATCTGTCACGTGAAGGTATTCGTGTCATGGCAATCGCCCCGGGCATTTTCGGCACGCCCATGCTGCGCGGGTTGCCCCAGGAGGTGCAGGACAGCCTGGCGCAGGACGTGACCTTTCCCAAGCGACTCGGGGACCCGGCGGAGTTTGCCGCCCTGGCGCGGTTCATCATCGAATGCGACTACCTCAATGGCGAAGTGATCCGCATTGACGGCGCGATGCGGCTGCAATGA
- a CDS encoding AbrB family transcriptional regulator → MGHPLATLILLALGACSAFAALALNLPLPYLLGPLLAASLVATLAPQHLPSGYQFPPKLRLAFIAIIGLMIGAQVTPELFSDAPRLMLSFAALTAFVVLAHGFGYVILHNIGGYDRPTAFYGAAPGGLFESIAMGEEAGADAARLTLQQFLRVVAVVTLLPIGLSLWLGEPVGSSAGMTLARSSVPWSALPWIALAGVTGIILGQALRLPAKQLTGPMAIAAILSLTGLLHLDVPQWLVNTAQVVIGTALGMRFTGLTKALLMKGLWLTALSVGGMLVIAAGFALALMGPLDQPFDVLLISFAPGGVTEMSLVALSLSANPAFVTLHHVFRILITVVGLGLSARWLRARL, encoded by the coding sequence ATGGGACATCCCCTCGCCACTCTGATCCTTTTGGCCCTTGGCGCGTGTTCAGCATTTGCAGCCTTAGCGCTGAACCTACCCCTGCCATATCTCTTGGGGCCATTGCTGGCGGCTTCTTTGGTGGCGACGCTCGCACCCCAACACCTACCATCTGGCTATCAGTTCCCTCCCAAGCTGCGGCTTGCATTCATCGCGATCATCGGTCTCATGATCGGCGCGCAGGTCACGCCGGAGCTCTTTTCTGATGCACCGCGGCTGATGCTGAGCTTTGCAGCCCTGACCGCCTTTGTCGTTCTGGCGCATGGGTTTGGGTATGTGATCCTGCACAACATCGGTGGATATGACAGGCCCACAGCGTTTTACGGCGCCGCGCCGGGCGGGCTTTTTGAATCCATCGCCATGGGGGAAGAGGCCGGTGCGGATGCGGCCCGCCTGACGCTGCAGCAATTCCTGCGTGTTGTGGCCGTGGTCACGTTATTGCCCATCGGATTGTCGCTCTGGCTGGGCGAACCCGTAGGAAGTTCAGCGGGCATGACATTGGCCCGGTCAAGCGTGCCTTGGTCCGCCCTCCCCTGGATTGCCCTGGCTGGTGTGACTGGGATCATTCTGGGGCAAGCCCTGCGCCTTCCAGCCAAGCAACTGACCGGCCCGATGGCCATAGCTGCGATCCTGTCGCTCACCGGTCTCTTGCATCTCGATGTGCCACAATGGCTGGTAAACACCGCGCAGGTTGTCATCGGCACGGCCCTTGGCATGCGGTTCACCGGGCTTACCAAAGCCTTGTTGATGAAAGGTCTCTGGCTAACTGCATTATCGGTCGGTGGGATGCTGGTCATCGCCGCTGGATTTGCCCTGGCTCTGATGGGGCCATTGGATCAACCTTTTGATGTTTTGCTCATCAGCTTTGCCCCGGGCGGGGTGACGGAAATGTCTCTGGTGGCCCTCAGCCTTTCGGCGAACCCGGCTTTTGTCACACTGCATCATGTTTTTCGCATTCTGATCACGGTCGTGGGTCTGGGGCTCAGTGCCCGATGGCTGCGTGCCCGGCTTTGA
- a CDS encoding xanthine dehydrogenase family protein molybdopterin-binding subunit, with amino-acid sequence MSRLGKITRRTLLVGAVAVAGGVAFGTWRYKTPYKNPLLAGLNEGDAALTPYVLIAPDGITLITPRADKGQGAYHAQALLIAEELDVELDQISLDPGAPDVAYWNQALAEEASEFLVPAGGFMQDAAQTAVSAVSKFIGLQITGGSTTIPDGFDKLRAAGASARETLKLAATEQSGVPVSDLRTQSGAVILPDDSRLPYTALAARAATLDPVQDVPLREPSEWRLIGKPTDRLDIVPKSTGTQDYGIDVTVPGMVHATVLMNPSQGGGLGKYDTSEAFKIKGVSSVVEITGGLGIIADNTWRAIQGARAIEASWPKGPMPETMEAHWLALSDSFTADAQDSRKRDDGDVDAALGADAVTAEYRAPYLAHAPLEPLNAVVRVDDDGAEVWTGTQVPRFLQANVARLSGLSPDQIKVLGKMIGGSFGHRLEDEVVKQATEIAMQMKGTPVKLTYSREEDMLHDFPRQIAMARMRGLVKDGQVEAYDLSIAMPSVTGSQMARQNQTVPGPDSQIVAGAFEQPFAIPHHRVTGYRAPELAPISSWRSVGASSNGFFYNAGLDELIHAAGADPLEERLRLCNDPLSQKVLEAIAEMSNWSGPAPSAGVGRGVAFTKSFGVPCAEVVDIKQTEDGLRITNVWVAAEVGTVVDPVNFENNVAGGVIFGLGHAMFGEITYEGGVAEQKNYDLFPSMRINQCPEIMVRGLENGDRVLGVGEPPVPPAAPALASAIFALTGTRLREMPFSKFVPFA; translated from the coding sequence ATGAGCCGGTTGGGAAAGATCACGCGGCGGACGCTTCTTGTCGGAGCTGTGGCTGTGGCGGGCGGTGTGGCCTTTGGCACATGGCGGTACAAGACACCTTACAAGAACCCGCTTCTGGCAGGACTGAATGAAGGTGATGCGGCGCTGACGCCGTATGTTTTGATCGCGCCGGATGGGATTACTCTGATCACTCCGCGCGCAGACAAAGGCCAGGGTGCCTACCATGCGCAAGCCCTATTGATTGCCGAAGAACTGGACGTGGAACTGGATCAGATCTCGCTCGATCCCGGCGCACCAGATGTGGCCTATTGGAACCAGGCTTTGGCAGAAGAGGCGTCCGAGTTTCTCGTGCCAGCAGGCGGGTTTATGCAAGACGCTGCGCAAACAGCTGTATCTGCTGTTTCGAAATTCATCGGCCTGCAAATCACGGGCGGCTCAACCACCATTCCCGACGGGTTTGACAAACTGCGCGCAGCAGGGGCCTCGGCCCGCGAAACGCTCAAACTGGCCGCGACAGAACAAAGCGGTGTGCCTGTATCGGACTTGCGCACGCAGTCTGGTGCCGTGATCCTGCCCGATGATAGCCGCCTGCCCTACACCGCGCTTGCCGCCCGCGCCGCTACACTTGATCCGGTGCAGGACGTGCCGCTGCGGGAACCGTCCGAATGGCGATTGATCGGCAAACCGACAGATCGTCTCGACATCGTGCCCAAATCAACCGGCACTCAGGACTACGGTATCGACGTGACCGTGCCTGGCATGGTGCATGCCACCGTGTTGATGAACCCGTCGCAGGGGGGCGGCCTGGGCAAGTACGACACCTCAGAGGCGTTCAAGATCAAAGGCGTGAGTTCGGTGGTTGAGATCACCGGGGGCCTTGGCATCATCGCCGACAACACCTGGCGCGCCATTCAAGGGGCGCGCGCGATTGAGGCAAGCTGGCCCAAAGGGCCGATGCCCGAAACAATGGAGGCGCATTGGCTGGCGCTGTCGGATAGTTTCACCGCCGACGCACAAGACAGTCGCAAACGCGATGATGGTGATGTGGATGCCGCTTTGGGGGCTGATGCAGTAACTGCAGAGTACCGGGCACCGTACCTTGCCCATGCACCGCTGGAACCTCTGAACGCGGTTGTGCGTGTGGATGATGATGGCGCTGAGGTCTGGACCGGCACACAGGTGCCGCGTTTCCTTCAGGCCAACGTGGCGCGTCTTTCCGGGCTGTCGCCCGATCAGATCAAAGTGCTTGGAAAGATGATCGGCGGCAGTTTCGGGCATAGGCTGGAAGATGAAGTCGTCAAACAAGCCACTGAAATCGCGATGCAAATGAAGGGCACACCGGTCAAGCTGACCTATTCGCGCGAAGAGGACATGTTGCACGACTTCCCGCGTCAGATCGCCATGGCGCGCATGCGCGGATTGGTCAAGGACGGTCAGGTCGAGGCCTATGACCTCTCGATTGCCATGCCCTCGGTGACCGGATCGCAAATGGCGCGGCAGAACCAGACCGTGCCCGGACCCGACAGCCAGATTGTGGCCGGGGCCTTCGAACAACCCTTCGCCATTCCGCATCACCGCGTCACAGGATACCGCGCCCCAGAGCTGGCGCCGATCAGTTCCTGGCGCTCCGTGGGGGCGTCCTCCAACGGTTTTTTCTACAATGCCGGGTTGGATGAGTTGATCCACGCAGCAGGGGCTGATCCGCTCGAAGAACGGCTCCGGCTTTGCAACGACCCGTTGTCTCAAAAGGTGCTCGAAGCCATTGCAGAGATGTCAAACTGGTCCGGCCCTGCGCCGAGTGCCGGCGTAGGTCGTGGTGTGGCTTTCACCAAATCCTTTGGTGTGCCCTGCGCCGAAGTAGTGGACATCAAGCAAACCGAAGACGGTCTGCGCATCACAAACGTCTGGGTCGCCGCCGAAGTGGGCACAGTTGTAGACCCCGTGAATTTTGAGAACAACGTCGCAGGCGGTGTCATCTTCGGGCTGGGCCACGCGATGTTTGGCGAAATCACCTATGAGGGCGGCGTGGCAGAGCAGAAAAACTATGATCTTTTTCCTTCCATGCGGATCAACCAGTGCCCCGAGATCATGGTGCGAGGTCTTGAGAATGGAGACAGAGTCCTGGGTGTCGGCGAGCCCCCCGTGCCCCCTGCCGCCCCGGCCCTTGCATCGGCCATCTTTGCACTCACCGGAACGCGGCTGCGCGAGATGCCGTTTTCGAAGTTTGTGCCATTTGCTTGA
- a CDS encoding (2Fe-2S)-binding protein, translated as MQITVDGKRHEVDVEDDMPLLWVLRDELDITGVKYGCGIAQCGACTVHIDSEAVRSCQVLAGDVWGDVTTIQGLGTPEALHAVQSAWIDHQVAQCGYCQSGQIMQAAALLAETPNPTDQDIDDAMSGNLCRCGTYPRIRAAIKTAASKLREA; from the coding sequence ATGCAGATCACCGTTGATGGAAAACGTCATGAGGTGGATGTCGAAGACGACATGCCGCTGCTTTGGGTTTTGCGAGATGAGCTTGACATCACAGGTGTCAAATATGGCTGTGGCATCGCGCAATGCGGCGCTTGTACCGTGCATATCGATAGCGAGGCTGTGCGGTCGTGTCAGGTACTGGCAGGCGACGTTTGGGGGGATGTGACCACAATTCAGGGGCTTGGCACGCCAGAGGCCTTACACGCAGTCCAATCCGCCTGGATCGATCATCAGGTTGCACAATGCGGGTATTGTCAATCTGGTCAGATCATGCAGGCCGCCGCGTTGCTTGCGGAAACGCCGAACCCCACGGATCAGGACATCGACGACGCCATGTCCGGCAACCTCTGTCGCTGTGGCACCTACCCCCGCATCCGCGCTGCGATCAAGACAGCCGCGTCCAAACTGCGGGAGGCGTAG
- a CDS encoding DMT family transporter, with translation MAQPQTQPNADQVQNVSLGIASAVAVLIIWSAFFVFSRAGVQTTLTAGDIAALRFTVAGVICLPFLWAWWPRHIPIWAAALLSMTGPGMIYTMCMYLGLSEASVAYAGVFSNGALPIFTGALVAYVSHQLPGRMQAAALAMIVIGAVLVGSTGVGAGNGNVWLGIALFLTSAAIQSIYIFSLRHWKVKPRQALVLVNIPNALLFLPIWALFLPSGMAETPLSTILGQALFQGLGPGFLAVILFSLAANHLGPNGTAGFSAAVPATAAVLAIPVLGEIPVPLEWAGIGLVSLGLVLLVRAR, from the coding sequence ATGGCGCAGCCCCAAACCCAACCCAACGCAGATCAAGTGCAGAACGTATCGCTTGGCATTGCCAGTGCGGTGGCGGTTTTGATTATCTGGTCCGCGTTTTTCGTATTTTCACGCGCTGGCGTGCAAACCACTCTGACTGCAGGTGATATTGCGGCTTTGCGATTCACTGTGGCGGGGGTCATCTGCTTGCCTTTCCTGTGGGCGTGGTGGCCACGTCACATTCCGATCTGGGCAGCAGCCCTGCTGTCAATGACAGGGCCGGGCATGATCTACACGATGTGTATGTATCTTGGCCTGAGCGAGGCCTCGGTTGCGTATGCCGGTGTCTTTTCAAACGGTGCACTGCCCATCTTCACTGGCGCTTTGGTTGCCTATGTTAGCCATCAATTGCCGGGCCGGATGCAGGCTGCGGCACTGGCCATGATCGTCATCGGCGCTGTTTTGGTCGGCTCAACCGGGGTCGGGGCCGGGAACGGCAATGTGTGGCTCGGCATTGCCTTGTTCCTCACATCGGCCGCCATACAATCCATCTATATTTTCAGCCTGAGACACTGGAAGGTGAAACCGCGTCAGGCACTTGTGCTGGTCAATATTCCAAACGCCTTGCTCTTCTTGCCGATCTGGGCCCTCTTTCTGCCCAGCGGCATGGCGGAGACGCCCCTGAGCACGATCCTCGGACAGGCTCTGTTCCAAGGGTTGGGACCGGGGTTTCTCGCAGTTATTTTGTTTTCTCTAGCCGCCAATCACCTTGGCCCGAATGGCACGGCCGGGTTTTCCGCCGCTGTGCCTGCCACGGCGGCTGTCCTCGCCATACCGGTGTTAGGAGAAATACCCGTGCCGCTGGAATGGGCCGGGATCGGGCTTGTGTCTTTGGGGCTTGTCCTTTTGGTCCGCGCACGGTGA
- a CDS encoding ammonium transporter has protein sequence MDTDIGALTVIFTEFYYWITIPLMFLIHVGFCMYEVGATRHKNHVHTLMKNTMLIPLVTVTFFFFGWWIYFAFPNGPGITGGITQSDNAVPWSELMGTHLGGPGPALESAQGYGVELGNGFWNRLNGVFWAAFLLFSWTAASIVSGATIERIRPSAFWILAVVIGSCTWIIDAAWGWHPDGWMVTQLGYHDAYASGVIHAIAGGFALGVVCVLGPRIGKFAPDGTPRNINPHNKWLVTIGLFLIYCGFWGFYVACNVPIIDHQSLGGAEGVVNFTATTIYLTPTTLSAIVFNFLMSLSGGLLAGYVVSKGEAFWTYSAGLAGVITASAGNDLYHPIQAMIIGGIGAVCAYKLHFWVERKFKIDDPVGAIAVHGYAGFIGLVICGFMLWGHPATAAYHETVAVITPWGQFMGACIMFIVLGFIPAWIVSKILMGLGMLRVPPAVELVGLDMSEEIAEEMDAIAISQADIEEAKRLGLLT, from the coding sequence ATGGATACCGATATCGGTGCGCTTACGGTGATCTTTACCGAATTTTACTACTGGATCACCATTCCGCTGATGTTTCTGATTCACGTCGGCTTTTGTATGTATGAGGTCGGCGCGACACGTCACAAAAATCACGTTCACACTCTGATGAAGAACACCATGCTCATTCCGCTGGTGACGGTGACGTTCTTCTTCTTTGGGTGGTGGATTTACTTTGCCTTTCCAAATGGGCCTGGCATCACAGGCGGCATAACACAGTCTGACAATGCTGTGCCTTGGTCAGAGCTGATGGGCACGCACCTAGGTGGCCCTGGACCGGCACTGGAGTCCGCACAAGGGTATGGCGTTGAACTTGGCAATGGCTTCTGGAACCGTCTCAACGGTGTGTTCTGGGCGGCATTCTTGCTCTTTTCATGGACCGCAGCCTCCATTGTTTCTGGCGCGACCATAGAACGTATCCGGCCATCAGCCTTCTGGATCCTTGCCGTTGTCATCGGTTCATGCACTTGGATCATCGACGCGGCCTGGGGCTGGCACCCAGATGGCTGGATGGTCACACAACTGGGCTATCACGATGCCTATGCATCTGGTGTGATCCATGCGATCGCAGGCGGTTTCGCCCTCGGTGTGGTCTGTGTGCTGGGGCCGAGGATCGGCAAGTTTGCCCCTGATGGCACCCCACGCAACATCAACCCGCACAACAAGTGGCTGGTCACAATCGGTCTTTTCCTGATTTATTGCGGGTTCTGGGGCTTCTACGTGGCCTGTAACGTGCCAATCATCGACCACCAGTCACTGGGCGGAGCCGAAGGTGTCGTGAACTTTACCGCGACAACGATTTACTTAACACCAACAACACTTTCCGCGATTGTCTTCAACTTCCTGATGTCGCTATCGGGCGGTCTGTTGGCGGGCTATGTGGTATCCAAGGGCGAAGCGTTCTGGACCTACTCGGCCGGTCTGGCAGGGGTTATCACAGCCTCAGCGGGTAATGACCTTTATCACCCGATCCAAGCCATGATCATCGGCGGTATCGGCGCGGTCTGTGCGTACAAACTTCATTTCTGGGTCGAACGTAAGTTCAAGATCGACGATCCGGTTGGCGCGATTGCAGTACACGGTTATGCAGGCTTCATCGGTCTGGTGATCTGTGGCTTCATGCTCTGGGGTCACCCGGCAACAGCGGCCTATCATGAAACCGTAGCGGTCATCACACCATGGGGTCAGTTCATGGGCGCGTGCATCATGTTCATCGTTCTGGGCTTTATTCCAGCGTGGATCGTCTCAAAGATCCTGATGGGGCTCGGCATGCTGCGTGTGCCGCCTGCGGTCGAACTTGTCGGTCTCGATATGAGCGAGGAAATCGCCGAGGAAATGGACGCGATTGCAATCTCGCAGGCTGATATCGAAGAGGCCAAGCGTCTCGGACTGCTAACATAG